The following coding sequences lie in one Thalassoglobus polymorphus genomic window:
- a CDS encoding MFS transporter → MADEPQKSHGPIYKDRSFLGMLVTQFLGAFNDNVFKQILLFVCIDFAAGKREADLQGLATTVFAIPFIILSGYCGFLSDKLSKRNLIVTSKVLEIVVMGLGGFAFLSGNISIMMAVLFLMGAQSALFGPSKYGILPELFSEKDLPRVNGWILMTTFLSIILGFAISGEIKEALNDDLWKASYICVGIAIVGTLTALMVRKTPIANPDAKFEPSTLIVNSETRRLIFKDRRLLWTLVATSVFWTTGGVVYPNATNDLGIKQFGWGEAATGRLAACTGIGIALGCLVAGYLSRNRFNGKLVRLGAIGMFIGLILMALPSSSPTTIAIGVPGAIIGLIWLGFCAGLFTVPLQVFLQTATPRLHKGRIIGAMNLANWIGMAMAGVYYSIWNQIFAIEGLNVPYNAMYGAAALLLLPLVLFYHPESIDLSDISSEQND, encoded by the coding sequence ATGGCCGATGAGCCACAAAAGTCACACGGGCCGATTTACAAGGACCGGTCATTTCTCGGCATGCTTGTTACTCAGTTTCTGGGGGCATTCAATGACAATGTTTTCAAACAAATTTTGCTGTTTGTTTGCATCGACTTCGCAGCCGGCAAGCGAGAAGCTGATCTTCAAGGATTGGCCACGACCGTATTTGCGATTCCATTCATCATTCTCTCGGGCTATTGCGGTTTCCTTTCCGACAAGCTCAGCAAACGAAATCTGATTGTCACCAGCAAGGTTCTGGAAATCGTTGTGATGGGACTGGGAGGTTTCGCATTCCTCTCTGGGAATATCTCGATCATGATGGCTGTGCTCTTCCTGATGGGAGCTCAAAGCGCGCTGTTCGGGCCATCAAAATATGGAATCCTGCCTGAACTGTTTTCGGAGAAAGATCTCCCGCGAGTGAATGGCTGGATTTTGATGACAACTTTCCTGTCGATCATTCTCGGCTTTGCCATCTCCGGGGAAATCAAGGAGGCTCTCAATGATGACCTCTGGAAAGCGTCTTACATTTGTGTCGGCATCGCTATCGTAGGAACTCTGACTGCGTTGATGGTCCGTAAGACTCCCATCGCAAATCCAGACGCAAAGTTTGAGCCGTCAACACTGATTGTCAATTCAGAAACAAGACGCCTGATCTTCAAAGACCGCCGCCTGCTGTGGACACTCGTTGCGACTTCTGTTTTCTGGACGACAGGTGGCGTGGTTTATCCGAATGCGACGAATGATTTGGGCATCAAACAATTCGGTTGGGGAGAAGCTGCCACAGGACGACTGGCTGCCTGCACGGGGATCGGAATTGCACTCGGCTGTCTGGTCGCCGGGTATCTCTCACGAAATCGCTTTAATGGAAAGCTTGTCCGCCTCGGAGCGATCGGAATGTTCATTGGCTTAATCTTGATGGCCTTGCCAAGTTCTTCTCCAACGACGATTGCGATTGGTGTGCCCGGTGCAATCATCGGATTGATCTGGCTCGGTTTCTGTGCCGGATTGTTTACGGTTCCACTGCAAGTCTTTCTACAAACTGCCACTCCTCGACTGCATAAAGGGAGAATCATCGGAGCGATGAACCTGGCCAACTGGATTGGAATGGCAATGGCCGGAGTCTATTACTCGATCTGGAATCAGATTTTCGCGATTGAAGGCTTGAACGTTCCTTACAATGCCATGTACGGAGCGGCGGCCCTGCTGCTGTTGCCATTGGTCCTGTTTTATCATCCAGAATCGATAGATCTCAGCGATATTTCCAGCGAACAGAATGACTGA
- a CDS encoding FHA domain-containing protein codes for MIAKLIPTDGSQPIAIDRNLTIVGRKKGLCDLVLDNSSISKVHCAVAKTDGLLFIRDLGSTNGTKVNGQRVSRGALLPGDEIAFANVKFRVHLGPDEVEAAEQTEKLLSLPKLIDTSEDEEEGELVSVDSENDLPLISDD; via the coding sequence ATGATCGCGAAGCTGATCCCTACCGATGGTTCACAACCGATTGCAATCGATCGCAATCTGACCATCGTTGGACGTAAAAAAGGGCTTTGCGATCTCGTTCTGGACAATTCCAGTATCTCGAAGGTTCACTGTGCCGTTGCCAAAACGGATGGACTTCTGTTCATTCGCGATTTGGGAAGTACCAACGGCACGAAGGTTAATGGTCAACGCGTTTCTCGCGGGGCACTGCTCCCTGGCGATGAAATTGCGTTTGCCAACGTGAAGTTTCGAGTCCACCTTGGTCCGGATGAAGTGGAAGCTGCTGAACAGACTGAAAAGCTCCTCTCTCTCCCGAAGCTGATCGACACATCGGAAGATGAAGAAGAGGGCGAACTCGTCAGCGTTGACAGCGAAAACGACCTCCCGCTGATCTCGGACGACTGA
- the purB gene encoding adenylosuccinate lyase: MSHEIYQNPLNTRYASAEMSGIWSAQKKHSTWRKLWVALAEAQQELGLDISDAQLNELRSNVDNIDFDIAAKHEREVRHDVMAHVHTYKELCPEAGGIIHLGATSCYVTDNSELIQIRESLELTQARLVQVIDALGSFAEQYKDLPCLGFTHLQPAQPTTVGKRATLWCYDLVLDLQEVEHRLATLRFRGVKGTTGTQATFLSLFEGDHEKVCQLDKLVAEKMGFDQRYAVTGQTYSRKVDAQVLATLSGIGQSAHKAASDLRLLQSWKEIEEPKADKQIGSSAMAYKFNPMRSERICALSRFAISLAQNGDQTAATQWMERTLDDSANRRLSLPQSFLAIDSVLLIYRNVASGLRVYPKIIEKRLNEVLPFMATEEILMAGVKAGGDRQDLHEAVRIHSVESDKQVKEFGKEHDLMERLGNDALFANVDLTAALDARKYIGRAPEQVDEFLSDVISPIRKQYESQLGGDAEELKV, encoded by the coding sequence GTGTCTCACGAAATTTATCAAAATCCTCTTAATACCCGTTATGCCTCTGCTGAAATGAGTGGCATTTGGTCTGCTCAGAAGAAACATAGCACTTGGCGTAAGCTGTGGGTGGCGTTGGCAGAAGCTCAACAGGAGTTGGGGCTGGATATCTCTGATGCACAATTGAACGAACTTCGCAGCAACGTTGACAACATCGATTTCGACATCGCTGCGAAGCACGAACGTGAAGTGCGTCATGATGTGATGGCACACGTCCACACCTATAAAGAGTTGTGCCCGGAGGCAGGCGGAATTATTCACTTGGGAGCAACCTCCTGCTATGTGACTGACAACTCCGAATTGATTCAAATTCGCGAGAGCCTGGAGTTGACTCAGGCTCGACTGGTACAAGTGATCGATGCTCTTGGAAGTTTCGCAGAGCAATACAAAGATCTTCCGTGCCTTGGCTTTACGCACTTGCAACCAGCTCAACCGACAACTGTCGGCAAGCGTGCAACATTGTGGTGTTACGATTTGGTTCTCGACCTGCAGGAAGTTGAACATCGTCTTGCGACGTTACGCTTTCGCGGTGTCAAAGGAACGACAGGAACACAGGCCACGTTTTTGAGTCTGTTTGAAGGAGACCACGAGAAAGTCTGTCAGTTAGACAAACTCGTTGCGGAGAAAATGGGTTTTGATCAACGATATGCGGTGACCGGACAAACCTATTCACGAAAAGTCGACGCTCAGGTTCTCGCGACTCTGAGTGGAATTGGACAATCAGCCCACAAAGCTGCCAGCGATTTACGTCTGCTGCAAAGCTGGAAGGAAATCGAAGAGCCGAAAGCAGACAAGCAGATCGGTTCCTCTGCGATGGCGTACAAATTCAACCCGATGCGGTCAGAACGAATCTGTGCTCTGTCCCGCTTTGCCATCAGCCTTGCCCAAAATGGTGACCAAACAGCTGCGACTCAATGGATGGAGCGGACTTTGGATGACAGCGCAAACCGACGTCTCTCGTTGCCGCAATCTTTCCTCGCGATTGACTCCGTACTGTTGATTTATCGCAATGTTGCCAGCGGATTGAGAGTCTATCCAAAAATTATCGAGAAGCGTCTGAACGAAGTGTTGCCGTTCATGGCGACTGAGGAGATCTTGATGGCTGGTGTGAAAGCAGGTGGAGACCGTCAAGACCTTCACGAAGCTGTTCGGATTCACAGCGTCGAGTCCGATAAGCAAGTCAAAGAATTCGGCAAAGAGCACGACCTCATGGAGAGGTTGGGCAACGATGCGTTGTTCGCAAATGTTGATCTGACAGCGGCTCTTGATGCTCGAAAATATATCGGCCGCGCTCCAGAACAGGTCGACGAGTTTTTAAGCGATGTGATCAGCCCGATTCGAAAGCAGTACGAGAGTCAGCTTGGTGGCGATGCCGAAGAACTCAAAGTCTGA